Proteins co-encoded in one Myotis daubentonii chromosome 8, mMyoDau2.1, whole genome shotgun sequence genomic window:
- the PCIF1 gene encoding mRNA (2'-O-methyladenosine-N(6)-)-methyltransferase isoform X3: MFKCAFVVFWSGVGAEMANENHGSPREEASLLSHSPGTSNQSQPSSPKPIRLVQDLPEELVHAGWEKCWSRRENRPYYFNRFTNQSLWEMPVLGQHDVISDPLGLNATPLPQDSSLVETPPAENKSRKRQLSEEQPSGNGVKKPKIEIPVTPTGPSVPSSPSIPGTPTLKIWGTSPEDKQQAALLRPTEVYWDLDIQTNAVIKHRGPSEVLPPHPEVELLRSQLILKLRQHYRELCQQREDHHQSSCSAGIEPPRESFNRWMLERKVVDKGSDPMLPSNCEPVVSPSMFREIMNDIPIRLSRIKFREEAKRLLFKYAEAARRLIESRSASPDSRKVVKWNVEDTFSWLRKDHSASKEDYMDRLEHLRKQCGPHVSAAAKDSVEGICSKIYHISLDYVKRIREKHLAILKENNIPEEVEAPEVEPRLVYCYPVRLAVSAPPMPSVEMHIENNVVCIRYKGEMVKVSRNYFSKLWLLYRYSCIDDSAFEKFLPRVWCLLRRYQMMFGVGLYEGTGLQGSLPVHVFEALHRLFSVSFECFASPLNCYFRQYCSAFPDTDGYFGSRGPCLDFSPLSGSFEANPPFCEELMDAMVSHFEKLLESSPEPLSFIVFIPEWREPPTPALTRMEQSRFKRHQLVLPAFEHEYRSGSQHVCKKEEMHYKVVHNTAVLFLQNDPGFAKWGPTAEKLQELSTAYRQSGRSHGSSSSSSSSSEAKDRDSGREQGPSRESHPT, from the exons ATGTTTAAATGTGCCTTTGTGGTCTTTTG GTCCGGTGTGGGTGCTGAGATGGCCAATGAGAACCACGGCAGCCCCCGGGAGGAAGCATCCTTGCTGAGTCACTCCCCGGGCACCTCCAATCAGAGCCAGCCCTCTTCTCCAAAGCCCATCCGCCTGGTGCAGGACCTCCCAG AGGAGCTGGTACATGCGGGCTGGGAGAAGTGCTGGAGCAGGAGGGAGAACCGGCCCTACTACTTTAACAGATTCACCAACCAGTCTCTATGGGAGATGCCTGTGCTGGGCCAGCATGACGTTATT TCGGACCCTTTGGGGCTGAATGCGACCCCACTGCCCCAAGACTCAAGCTTGGTGGAAACCCCTCCAGCTGAGAACAAGTCCCGAAAGCGGCAGCTCTCAGAAGAGCAGCCAAGCGGCAATGGTGTGAAGAAGCCCAAG ATCGAAATCCCTGTGACACCCACAGGCCCATCGGTGCCCAGTTCCCCCAGCATCCCAGGAACCCCAACACTGAAGATTTGGGGAACATCCCCTGAAGATAAACAGCAGGCAGCTCTCCTCCGACCCACTGA GGTGTACTGGGATCTCGATATCCAGACCAACGCTGTCATCAAGCACCGGGGCCCTTCAGAGGTGCTGCCCCCGCATCCGGAGGTGGAGCTGCTCCGCTCCCAGCTCATCCTGAAGCTTCGGCAGCACTACCGGGAGCTGTGCCAGCAGCGAGAAG ACCATCATCAGTCTTCCTGTTCTGCAGGCATTGAGCCCCCTCGGGAATCTTTCAACCGCTGGATGCTGGAACGCAAGGTCGTGGACAAAGGCTCTGACCCCATGTTGCCAAGCAACTGTGAGCCAGTTGTGTCGCCTTCCATGTTTCGTGAAATCATGAATGACATTCCCATCAG GTTATCCCGAATCAAGTTCCGGGAGGAAGCCAAGCGCCTGCTTTTTAAATACGCAGAGGCGGCCAGGCGGCTCATCGAGTCCAG GAGTGCATCCCCTGACAGCAGGAAGGTGGTCAAGTGGAACGTGGAGGACACCTTCAGCTGGCTGCGGAAGGACCACTCGGCCTCCAAGGAGGACTACATG GATCGCCTGGAACATCTGCGCAAACAGTGCGGTCCCCATGTCTCGGCCGCGGCCAAGGACTCCGTGGAAGGCATCTGCAGTAAGATCTACCACATCTCCTTGGATTATGTCAAACGGATCCGAGAGAAGCACCTTGCCATCCTCAAGGAAAACAACATCCCAG AGGAGGTGGAGGCCCCAGAGGTGGAGCCCCGCCTGGTATACTGCTACCCAGTACGGCTAGCTGTGTCTGCGCCCCCCATGCCTAGTGTGGAGATGCATATAGAGAATAATGTGGTCTGCATCCGGTATAAGGGAGAGATGGTCAAGGTCAGCCGCAACTACTTCAGTAAGCTG TGGCTCCTTTACCGCTATAGCTGCATCGATGACTCTGCCTTTGAGAAGTTCCTGCCCCGAGTCTGGTGTCTTCTCCGACGGTACCAG ATGATGTTTGGCGTGGGCCTCTACGAGGGgacaggcctgcagggatcgcTGCCAGTGCACGTCTTCGAGGCCCTCCACCGACTCTTCAGTGTCAGCTTTGAGTGTTTTGCCTCACCCCTCAACTGCTACTTCCGCCAGTACTGCTCTGCCTTCCCCGACACAGATGGCTATTTTGGCTCCCGCGG gccctgcctggaCTTCTCCCCGCTGAGTGGTTCCTTTGAGGCCAACCCTCCATTCTGCGAGGAGCTCATGGATGCCATGGTCTCTCACTTCGAG AAACTTCTTGAGAGCTCACCGGAGCCCCTGTCCTTCATCGTGTTCATCCCTGAGTGGCGGGAACCCCCAACACCGGCGCTCACCCGCATGGAGCAGAGCCGCTTCAAACGCCACCAGCTGGTCCTGCCCGCCTTTGAGCATGAGTACCGCAGTGGGTCCCAACACGTCTGCAAGAA GGAAGAAATGCACTACAAGGTGGTCCACAACACAGCCGTGCTCTTCCTGCAGAACGACCCTGGCTTTGCCAAGTGGGGGCCAACTGCCGAGAAGCTGCAGGAGCTGAGCACCGCCTACCGGCAGTCAGGCCGCAGCCATGGCtccagctcttcctcctcctcctcctcggagGCTAAGGACCGGGACTCAGGCCGAGAGCAGGGCCCTAGCCGCGAGTCCCACCCCACCTAA
- the PCIF1 gene encoding mRNA (2'-O-methyladenosine-N(6)-)-methyltransferase isoform X2, with protein sequence MANENHGSPREEASLLSHSPGTSNQSQPSSPKPIRLVQDLPEELVHAGWEKCWSRRENRPYYFNRFTNQSLWEMPVLGQHDVISDPLGLNATPLPQDSSLVETPPAENKSRKRQLSEEQPSGNGVKKPKIEIPVTPTGPSVPSSPSIPGTPTLKIWGTSPEDKQQAALLRPTEVYWDLDIQTNAVIKHRGPSEVLPPHPEVELLRSQLILKLRQHYRELCQQREGIEPPRESFNRWMLERKVVDKGSDPMLPSNCEPVVSPSMFREIMNDIPIRLSRIKFREEAKRLLFKYAEAARRLIESRSASPDSRKVVKWNVEDTFSWLRKDHSASKEDYMDRLEHLRKQCGPHVSAAAKDSVEGICSKIYHISLDYVKRIREKHLAILKENNIPEEVEAPEVEPRLVYCYPVRLAVSAPPMPSVEMHIENNVVCIRYKGEMVKVSRNYFSKLWLLYRYSCIDDSAFEKFLPRVWCLLRRYQMMFGVGLYEGTGLQGSLPVHVFEALHRLFSVSFECFASPLNCYFRQYCSAFPDTDGYFGSRGPCLDFSPLSGSFEANPPFCEELMDAMVSHFEVGMLFGGGGWQARLPAPGGQPLTSTPCHLPQKLLESSPEPLSFIVFIPEWREPPTPALTRMEQSRFKRHQLVLPAFEHEYRSGSQHVCKKEEMHYKVVHNTAVLFLQNDPGFAKWGPTAEKLQELSTAYRQSGRSHGSSSSSSSSSEAKDRDSGREQGPSRESHPT encoded by the exons ATGGCCAATGAGAACCACGGCAGCCCCCGGGAGGAAGCATCCTTGCTGAGTCACTCCCCGGGCACCTCCAATCAGAGCCAGCCCTCTTCTCCAAAGCCCATCCGCCTGGTGCAGGACCTCCCAG AGGAGCTGGTACATGCGGGCTGGGAGAAGTGCTGGAGCAGGAGGGAGAACCGGCCCTACTACTTTAACAGATTCACCAACCAGTCTCTATGGGAGATGCCTGTGCTGGGCCAGCATGACGTTATT TCGGACCCTTTGGGGCTGAATGCGACCCCACTGCCCCAAGACTCAAGCTTGGTGGAAACCCCTCCAGCTGAGAACAAGTCCCGAAAGCGGCAGCTCTCAGAAGAGCAGCCAAGCGGCAATGGTGTGAAGAAGCCCAAG ATCGAAATCCCTGTGACACCCACAGGCCCATCGGTGCCCAGTTCCCCCAGCATCCCAGGAACCCCAACACTGAAGATTTGGGGAACATCCCCTGAAGATAAACAGCAGGCAGCTCTCCTCCGACCCACTGA GGTGTACTGGGATCTCGATATCCAGACCAACGCTGTCATCAAGCACCGGGGCCCTTCAGAGGTGCTGCCCCCGCATCCGGAGGTGGAGCTGCTCCGCTCCCAGCTCATCCTGAAGCTTCGGCAGCACTACCGGGAGCTGTGCCAGCAGCGAGAAG GCATTGAGCCCCCTCGGGAATCTTTCAACCGCTGGATGCTGGAACGCAAGGTCGTGGACAAAGGCTCTGACCCCATGTTGCCAAGCAACTGTGAGCCAGTTGTGTCGCCTTCCATGTTTCGTGAAATCATGAATGACATTCCCATCAG GTTATCCCGAATCAAGTTCCGGGAGGAAGCCAAGCGCCTGCTTTTTAAATACGCAGAGGCGGCCAGGCGGCTCATCGAGTCCAG GAGTGCATCCCCTGACAGCAGGAAGGTGGTCAAGTGGAACGTGGAGGACACCTTCAGCTGGCTGCGGAAGGACCACTCGGCCTCCAAGGAGGACTACATG GATCGCCTGGAACATCTGCGCAAACAGTGCGGTCCCCATGTCTCGGCCGCGGCCAAGGACTCCGTGGAAGGCATCTGCAGTAAGATCTACCACATCTCCTTGGATTATGTCAAACGGATCCGAGAGAAGCACCTTGCCATCCTCAAGGAAAACAACATCCCAG AGGAGGTGGAGGCCCCAGAGGTGGAGCCCCGCCTGGTATACTGCTACCCAGTACGGCTAGCTGTGTCTGCGCCCCCCATGCCTAGTGTGGAGATGCATATAGAGAATAATGTGGTCTGCATCCGGTATAAGGGAGAGATGGTCAAGGTCAGCCGCAACTACTTCAGTAAGCTG TGGCTCCTTTACCGCTATAGCTGCATCGATGACTCTGCCTTTGAGAAGTTCCTGCCCCGAGTCTGGTGTCTTCTCCGACGGTACCAG ATGATGTTTGGCGTGGGCCTCTACGAGGGgacaggcctgcagggatcgcTGCCAGTGCACGTCTTCGAGGCCCTCCACCGACTCTTCAGTGTCAGCTTTGAGTGTTTTGCCTCACCCCTCAACTGCTACTTCCGCCAGTACTGCTCTGCCTTCCCCGACACAGATGGCTATTTTGGCTCCCGCGG gccctgcctggaCTTCTCCCCGCTGAGTGGTTCCTTTGAGGCCAACCCTCCATTCTGCGAGGAGCTCATGGATGCCATGGTCTCTCACTTCGAGGTGGGTATgctgtttgggggtgggggatggcaaGCAAGACTGCCAGCACCTGGAGGGCAGCCTCTGACATCCACCCCGTGCCACCTCCCACAGAAACTTCTTGAGAGCTCACCGGAGCCCCTGTCCTTCATCGTGTTCATCCCTGAGTGGCGGGAACCCCCAACACCGGCGCTCACCCGCATGGAGCAGAGCCGCTTCAAACGCCACCAGCTGGTCCTGCCCGCCTTTGAGCATGAGTACCGCAGTGGGTCCCAACACGTCTGCAAGAA GGAAGAAATGCACTACAAGGTGGTCCACAACACAGCCGTGCTCTTCCTGCAGAACGACCCTGGCTTTGCCAAGTGGGGGCCAACTGCCGAGAAGCTGCAGGAGCTGAGCACCGCCTACCGGCAGTCAGGCCGCAGCCATGGCtccagctcttcctcctcctcctcctcggagGCTAAGGACCGGGACTCAGGCCGAGAGCAGGGCCCTAGCCGCGAGTCCCACCCCACCTAA
- the PCIF1 gene encoding mRNA (2'-O-methyladenosine-N(6)-)-methyltransferase isoform X4: MFKCAFVVFWSGVGAEMANENHGSPREEASLLSHSPGTSNQSQPSSPKPIRLVQDLPEELVHAGWEKCWSRRENRPYYFNRFTNQSLWEMPVLGQHDVISDPLGLNATPLPQDSSLVETPPAENKSRKRQLSEEQPSGNGVKKPKIEIPVTPTGPSVPSSPSIPGTPTLKIWGTSPEDKQQAALLRPTEVYWDLDIQTNAVIKHRGPSEVLPPHPEVELLRSQLILKLRQHYRELCQQREGIEPPRESFNRWMLERKVVDKGSDPMLPSNCEPVVSPSMFREIMNDIPIRLSRIKFREEAKRLLFKYAEAARRLIESRSASPDSRKVVKWNVEDTFSWLRKDHSASKEDYMDRLEHLRKQCGPHVSAAAKDSVEGICSKIYHISLDYVKRIREKHLAILKENNIPEEVEAPEVEPRLVYCYPVRLAVSAPPMPSVEMHIENNVVCIRYKGEMVKVSRNYFSKLWLLYRYSCIDDSAFEKFLPRVWCLLRRYQMMFGVGLYEGTGLQGSLPVHVFEALHRLFSVSFECFASPLNCYFRQYCSAFPDTDGYFGSRGPCLDFSPLSGSFEANPPFCEELMDAMVSHFEKLLESSPEPLSFIVFIPEWREPPTPALTRMEQSRFKRHQLVLPAFEHEYRSGSQHVCKKEEMHYKVVHNTAVLFLQNDPGFAKWGPTAEKLQELSTAYRQSGRSHGSSSSSSSSSEAKDRDSGREQGPSRESHPT, encoded by the exons ATGTTTAAATGTGCCTTTGTGGTCTTTTG GTCCGGTGTGGGTGCTGAGATGGCCAATGAGAACCACGGCAGCCCCCGGGAGGAAGCATCCTTGCTGAGTCACTCCCCGGGCACCTCCAATCAGAGCCAGCCCTCTTCTCCAAAGCCCATCCGCCTGGTGCAGGACCTCCCAG AGGAGCTGGTACATGCGGGCTGGGAGAAGTGCTGGAGCAGGAGGGAGAACCGGCCCTACTACTTTAACAGATTCACCAACCAGTCTCTATGGGAGATGCCTGTGCTGGGCCAGCATGACGTTATT TCGGACCCTTTGGGGCTGAATGCGACCCCACTGCCCCAAGACTCAAGCTTGGTGGAAACCCCTCCAGCTGAGAACAAGTCCCGAAAGCGGCAGCTCTCAGAAGAGCAGCCAAGCGGCAATGGTGTGAAGAAGCCCAAG ATCGAAATCCCTGTGACACCCACAGGCCCATCGGTGCCCAGTTCCCCCAGCATCCCAGGAACCCCAACACTGAAGATTTGGGGAACATCCCCTGAAGATAAACAGCAGGCAGCTCTCCTCCGACCCACTGA GGTGTACTGGGATCTCGATATCCAGACCAACGCTGTCATCAAGCACCGGGGCCCTTCAGAGGTGCTGCCCCCGCATCCGGAGGTGGAGCTGCTCCGCTCCCAGCTCATCCTGAAGCTTCGGCAGCACTACCGGGAGCTGTGCCAGCAGCGAGAAG GCATTGAGCCCCCTCGGGAATCTTTCAACCGCTGGATGCTGGAACGCAAGGTCGTGGACAAAGGCTCTGACCCCATGTTGCCAAGCAACTGTGAGCCAGTTGTGTCGCCTTCCATGTTTCGTGAAATCATGAATGACATTCCCATCAG GTTATCCCGAATCAAGTTCCGGGAGGAAGCCAAGCGCCTGCTTTTTAAATACGCAGAGGCGGCCAGGCGGCTCATCGAGTCCAG GAGTGCATCCCCTGACAGCAGGAAGGTGGTCAAGTGGAACGTGGAGGACACCTTCAGCTGGCTGCGGAAGGACCACTCGGCCTCCAAGGAGGACTACATG GATCGCCTGGAACATCTGCGCAAACAGTGCGGTCCCCATGTCTCGGCCGCGGCCAAGGACTCCGTGGAAGGCATCTGCAGTAAGATCTACCACATCTCCTTGGATTATGTCAAACGGATCCGAGAGAAGCACCTTGCCATCCTCAAGGAAAACAACATCCCAG AGGAGGTGGAGGCCCCAGAGGTGGAGCCCCGCCTGGTATACTGCTACCCAGTACGGCTAGCTGTGTCTGCGCCCCCCATGCCTAGTGTGGAGATGCATATAGAGAATAATGTGGTCTGCATCCGGTATAAGGGAGAGATGGTCAAGGTCAGCCGCAACTACTTCAGTAAGCTG TGGCTCCTTTACCGCTATAGCTGCATCGATGACTCTGCCTTTGAGAAGTTCCTGCCCCGAGTCTGGTGTCTTCTCCGACGGTACCAG ATGATGTTTGGCGTGGGCCTCTACGAGGGgacaggcctgcagggatcgcTGCCAGTGCACGTCTTCGAGGCCCTCCACCGACTCTTCAGTGTCAGCTTTGAGTGTTTTGCCTCACCCCTCAACTGCTACTTCCGCCAGTACTGCTCTGCCTTCCCCGACACAGATGGCTATTTTGGCTCCCGCGG gccctgcctggaCTTCTCCCCGCTGAGTGGTTCCTTTGAGGCCAACCCTCCATTCTGCGAGGAGCTCATGGATGCCATGGTCTCTCACTTCGAG AAACTTCTTGAGAGCTCACCGGAGCCCCTGTCCTTCATCGTGTTCATCCCTGAGTGGCGGGAACCCCCAACACCGGCGCTCACCCGCATGGAGCAGAGCCGCTTCAAACGCCACCAGCTGGTCCTGCCCGCCTTTGAGCATGAGTACCGCAGTGGGTCCCAACACGTCTGCAAGAA GGAAGAAATGCACTACAAGGTGGTCCACAACACAGCCGTGCTCTTCCTGCAGAACGACCCTGGCTTTGCCAAGTGGGGGCCAACTGCCGAGAAGCTGCAGGAGCTGAGCACCGCCTACCGGCAGTCAGGCCGCAGCCATGGCtccagctcttcctcctcctcctcctcggagGCTAAGGACCGGGACTCAGGCCGAGAGCAGGGCCCTAGCCGCGAGTCCCACCCCACCTAA
- the PCIF1 gene encoding mRNA (2'-O-methyladenosine-N(6)-)-methyltransferase isoform X1, with protein MFKCAFVVFWSGVGAEMANENHGSPREEASLLSHSPGTSNQSQPSSPKPIRLVQDLPEELVHAGWEKCWSRRENRPYYFNRFTNQSLWEMPVLGQHDVISDPLGLNATPLPQDSSLVETPPAENKSRKRQLSEEQPSGNGVKKPKIEIPVTPTGPSVPSSPSIPGTPTLKIWGTSPEDKQQAALLRPTEVYWDLDIQTNAVIKHRGPSEVLPPHPEVELLRSQLILKLRQHYRELCQQREGIEPPRESFNRWMLERKVVDKGSDPMLPSNCEPVVSPSMFREIMNDIPIRLSRIKFREEAKRLLFKYAEAARRLIESRSASPDSRKVVKWNVEDTFSWLRKDHSASKEDYMDRLEHLRKQCGPHVSAAAKDSVEGICSKIYHISLDYVKRIREKHLAILKENNIPEEVEAPEVEPRLVYCYPVRLAVSAPPMPSVEMHIENNVVCIRYKGEMVKVSRNYFSKLWLLYRYSCIDDSAFEKFLPRVWCLLRRYQMMFGVGLYEGTGLQGSLPVHVFEALHRLFSVSFECFASPLNCYFRQYCSAFPDTDGYFGSRGPCLDFSPLSGSFEANPPFCEELMDAMVSHFEVGMLFGGGGWQARLPAPGGQPLTSTPCHLPQKLLESSPEPLSFIVFIPEWREPPTPALTRMEQSRFKRHQLVLPAFEHEYRSGSQHVCKKEEMHYKVVHNTAVLFLQNDPGFAKWGPTAEKLQELSTAYRQSGRSHGSSSSSSSSSEAKDRDSGREQGPSRESHPT; from the exons ATGTTTAAATGTGCCTTTGTGGTCTTTTG GTCCGGTGTGGGTGCTGAGATGGCCAATGAGAACCACGGCAGCCCCCGGGAGGAAGCATCCTTGCTGAGTCACTCCCCGGGCACCTCCAATCAGAGCCAGCCCTCTTCTCCAAAGCCCATCCGCCTGGTGCAGGACCTCCCAG AGGAGCTGGTACATGCGGGCTGGGAGAAGTGCTGGAGCAGGAGGGAGAACCGGCCCTACTACTTTAACAGATTCACCAACCAGTCTCTATGGGAGATGCCTGTGCTGGGCCAGCATGACGTTATT TCGGACCCTTTGGGGCTGAATGCGACCCCACTGCCCCAAGACTCAAGCTTGGTGGAAACCCCTCCAGCTGAGAACAAGTCCCGAAAGCGGCAGCTCTCAGAAGAGCAGCCAAGCGGCAATGGTGTGAAGAAGCCCAAG ATCGAAATCCCTGTGACACCCACAGGCCCATCGGTGCCCAGTTCCCCCAGCATCCCAGGAACCCCAACACTGAAGATTTGGGGAACATCCCCTGAAGATAAACAGCAGGCAGCTCTCCTCCGACCCACTGA GGTGTACTGGGATCTCGATATCCAGACCAACGCTGTCATCAAGCACCGGGGCCCTTCAGAGGTGCTGCCCCCGCATCCGGAGGTGGAGCTGCTCCGCTCCCAGCTCATCCTGAAGCTTCGGCAGCACTACCGGGAGCTGTGCCAGCAGCGAGAAG GCATTGAGCCCCCTCGGGAATCTTTCAACCGCTGGATGCTGGAACGCAAGGTCGTGGACAAAGGCTCTGACCCCATGTTGCCAAGCAACTGTGAGCCAGTTGTGTCGCCTTCCATGTTTCGTGAAATCATGAATGACATTCCCATCAG GTTATCCCGAATCAAGTTCCGGGAGGAAGCCAAGCGCCTGCTTTTTAAATACGCAGAGGCGGCCAGGCGGCTCATCGAGTCCAG GAGTGCATCCCCTGACAGCAGGAAGGTGGTCAAGTGGAACGTGGAGGACACCTTCAGCTGGCTGCGGAAGGACCACTCGGCCTCCAAGGAGGACTACATG GATCGCCTGGAACATCTGCGCAAACAGTGCGGTCCCCATGTCTCGGCCGCGGCCAAGGACTCCGTGGAAGGCATCTGCAGTAAGATCTACCACATCTCCTTGGATTATGTCAAACGGATCCGAGAGAAGCACCTTGCCATCCTCAAGGAAAACAACATCCCAG AGGAGGTGGAGGCCCCAGAGGTGGAGCCCCGCCTGGTATACTGCTACCCAGTACGGCTAGCTGTGTCTGCGCCCCCCATGCCTAGTGTGGAGATGCATATAGAGAATAATGTGGTCTGCATCCGGTATAAGGGAGAGATGGTCAAGGTCAGCCGCAACTACTTCAGTAAGCTG TGGCTCCTTTACCGCTATAGCTGCATCGATGACTCTGCCTTTGAGAAGTTCCTGCCCCGAGTCTGGTGTCTTCTCCGACGGTACCAG ATGATGTTTGGCGTGGGCCTCTACGAGGGgacaggcctgcagggatcgcTGCCAGTGCACGTCTTCGAGGCCCTCCACCGACTCTTCAGTGTCAGCTTTGAGTGTTTTGCCTCACCCCTCAACTGCTACTTCCGCCAGTACTGCTCTGCCTTCCCCGACACAGATGGCTATTTTGGCTCCCGCGG gccctgcctggaCTTCTCCCCGCTGAGTGGTTCCTTTGAGGCCAACCCTCCATTCTGCGAGGAGCTCATGGATGCCATGGTCTCTCACTTCGAGGTGGGTATgctgtttgggggtgggggatggcaaGCAAGACTGCCAGCACCTGGAGGGCAGCCTCTGACATCCACCCCGTGCCACCTCCCACAGAAACTTCTTGAGAGCTCACCGGAGCCCCTGTCCTTCATCGTGTTCATCCCTGAGTGGCGGGAACCCCCAACACCGGCGCTCACCCGCATGGAGCAGAGCCGCTTCAAACGCCACCAGCTGGTCCTGCCCGCCTTTGAGCATGAGTACCGCAGTGGGTCCCAACACGTCTGCAAGAA GGAAGAAATGCACTACAAGGTGGTCCACAACACAGCCGTGCTCTTCCTGCAGAACGACCCTGGCTTTGCCAAGTGGGGGCCAACTGCCGAGAAGCTGCAGGAGCTGAGCACCGCCTACCGGCAGTCAGGCCGCAGCCATGGCtccagctcttcctcctcctcctcctcggagGCTAAGGACCGGGACTCAGGCCGAGAGCAGGGCCCTAGCCGCGAGTCCCACCCCACCTAA